A DNA window from Canis lupus familiaris isolate Mischka breed German Shepherd chromosome 10, alternate assembly UU_Cfam_GSD_1.0, whole genome shotgun sequence contains the following coding sequences:
- the SLC25A17 gene encoding peroxisomal membrane protein PMP34, producing MASVLSYESLVHAVAGAVGSVTAMTVFFPLDTARLRLQVDEKRKSKTTHMVLLEIIKEEGLLAPYRGWFPVISSLCCSNFVYFYTFNSLKAVWVKGQRSTTGKDLVVGFVAGVVNVLLTTPLWVVNTRLKLQGAKFRNEDIVPTNYKGIIDAFHQIIRDEGILALWNGTFPSLLLVFNPAIQFMFYEGLKRQLLKKRMKLSSLDVFIIGAISKAIATTVTYPMQTVQSILRFGRHRLNPENRTLGSLRNVLYLLHQRVKRFGIMGLYKGLEAKLLQTVLTAALMFLVYEKLTAATFTVMGLKSAHKH from the exons GGAAGTGTGACAGCAATGACTGTGTTCTTTCCCTTGGATACAGCTCGACTGCGACTTCAAG ttGATGAGAAAAGAAAGTCCAAAACTACACACATGGTGCTCCTGGAGATCATTAAAGAAGAAGGCCT CCTGGCACCATATCGAGGGTGGTTTCCAGTTATCTCCAGTCTCTGCTGCTCCAATTTTGTCTATTTCTACACTTTTAATAGTCTCAAAGCAGTCTGGGTCAAAGGTCAACGTTCTACTACTGGAAAAGATCTAGTAGTTGGATTTGTTGCAG gagtgGTGAATGTGTTGCTAACAACTCCACTCTGGGTGGTAAATACCAGACTGAAGCTACAAGGGGCAAAATTTAGGAATGAAGACATTGTACCAACCAACTACAAAGGTATCATTG ATGCTTTTCATCAGATCATTCGAGATGAAGGAATCTTGGCTTTATGGAATGGCACATTTCCTTCCTTGCTCTTGGTCTTCAATCCTGCCATCCAGTTCATGTTCTATGAAGGCTTAAAACGGCAGCTTCTAAAGAAACGAATGAAG CTTTCTTCTTTGGATGTGTTCATCATTGGTGCAATATCCAAAGCGATTGCTACCACTGTCACCTATCCCATGCAGACAGTACAGTCCATTCTGAGG ttTGGACGTCACAGACTAAACCCAGAAAACAGAACACTGGGGAGTCTTCGGAATGTTCTCTATCTTCTTCACCAACGAGTAAA GCGTTTTGGAATCATGGGACTCTACAAAGGCCTTGAAGCCAAACTGCTACAGACAGTCCTCACTGCTGCCCTCATGTTCCTGGTTTATGAGAAACTGACAGCCGCTACCTTCACAGTTATGGGGCTGAAGAGTGCCCACAAGCACTGA